TTGGCGCACATTTCACCAGTGGCGACACCAACCCCATGGGGTCTCAATTCATTAGCGATTTTCGCGTGTCCTAAGACATCGTCCGGTGACGTTGGTTCTTCGATCCACGTTGGTTTAAACTTTATCAACTGTTTCATCCATTCTATAGATTCGTTAACGTCCCAAACTTGATTCGCATCCAACATCAATTTATTATCGTATCCTATCGTTTCCCGTATCATCTGACATCTCCTCATGTCGTCTTGTAGATTTTGACCAACCTTCGTTTTGAACGAAGTGAAAccaagatttaaaaatttattgcaaaGCTCCTTCACTTTGCTATCGCTGTATCCAAGCCATCCCACTTGCGTCGTGTACGCCGGGTacccatttttctttaaaatttcttctCGTTTCGCTTTTCCTTCTTTGCTACTTTTTAGTAACTGTATAGCTTCTTCTTTGGTAATAACATCGGTGCTGTGAGAAGGAAAACGAAATTGACTAAAAGGGTGATGAAAAATGTTTGTTTAAAACGTATCTCACATGTATCTAAAGTCTACAGTAGAGACTAATTGTTCCGGAGTTAAGTCTGTAAGAAGTTTCCAAACAGGTTTCTTTTCGATTCGAGCCCATAGATCCCACAGTGCATTTATTATAGCTGCTGTAGCAAGATGGGTAAcacccttttcgggtccaatCTATTGTTTTAAACCAAAGAATTATTGTACACATGCTTAAGTTTCTATGTCCACGCGTGTATGGGTGTATGTCACATTACCCATCTTAACTGCGATTCACTAGTCAATTTCCGCCAAAATGATCCAAAGTTTGTAAAGATTTCATTAGCTTTTTGTCCTTTCACCAAGTAGGACATTGATTTGCACGCTTGGACGACTGATAAGAAGTtgtacatagttattatattttttaatatatc
This Osmia lignaria lignaria isolate PbOS001 chromosome 9, iyOsmLign1, whole genome shotgun sequence DNA region includes the following protein-coding sequences:
- the LOC117606791 gene encoding mitochondrial enolase superfamily member 1, with amino-acid sequence MEVIITEIEVNDVRFPTSLLADGSDAMHTDPDYSCAYVTIKTNKGIEGYGLTFTLGRGTEIVVQACKSMSYLVKGQKANEIFTNFGSFWRKLTSESQLRWIGPEKGVTHLATAAIINALWDLWARIEKKPVWKLLTDLTPEQLVSTVDFRYITDVITKEEAIQLLKSSKEGKAKREEILKKNGYPAYTTQVGWLGYSDSKVKELCNKFLNLGFTSFKTKVGQNLQDDMRRCQMIRETIGYDNKLMLDANQVWDVNESIEWMKQLIKFKPTWIEEPTSPDDVLGHAKIANELRPHGVGVATGEMCANRVMFKQFLQMKAIDYCQIDSARIGGINEILAVYLMAKKIGVPVCPHAGGVGLCEMVQHLQMWDFICLSGTTENRVIEYIDQQHEHFEDPVVVQNACYMPPKQPGYSAKFKDDCIRKYSYPDGEQWKYMYEKGIFH